The window GACCCTCGGGGGCCGTACGGCCAGGGGTGGACGCGGCTGCCGGAGGCCGGGACGGGCCGATGAGCTCCAGGGCCTCGCGGGCCGGGGCCTGCACGATCTGCGGTTCGGCCCGGCCGCCCGGCCGGGGCTCCGCCACCGGGGGCGGTACGGGCGGTGGGCCGGGCGGGGCTGTCCGCTGGATGGTCACACAGCCGGAGACGGCCGAGACGGCCACGGTGACCAGGAGCGTTGCGGTGGTCGCGGTTCGATGCACCCGCGCAACTCTGCTGCGTCGGCCCGGGTTTGGGGAGCCGACGACGGGAGTATGCCCCGCATGGGTGAACGCCCGGCGGCCTGTGCCTCAGTCACCGGTGACCCCGTCGATGCTCTCGCGGAGCAGGTCGGCGTGGCCGTTGTGCCGTGCGTACTCCTCGATCATGTGGGTGTAGATCCACCGCAGGTTGTAGCGCTCACCGGTGTGCCTGTTCCCGCCCTCCGACAGGTCGTCCAGGCCGAAGCGCGCCGAGTTGCGGCGGGCGATGGCGATCTCGCCCTGCCAGGTGGCGTGGGCCTCCTCCCAGGTGTCCGCCTCGGTGAGGTGAAACTCGCCGTCCCGGTCCTCGTCGCTGTAGTAGATCGGCCCGGGGTCGTCATTCGTGAGGACCCTGCGGAACCAGCCGCGCTCCACGTCCGCCATGTGCCGGACGAGACCGAGCAGGGACAGTTCGGAGGGCGGGACCGACGCGGTCCTGAGCTGAGCGTCGTCCAGCCCCGCGCACTTCCGGGCGAGGGTCTCCCGGTGGTAGTCCAGCCAGCCCTCCAGCATGGCCCGTTCGCCGGCGTCCTGCGCGGGTTCACTGCGTTCGATCGTCATGGCCGCATCATCGCGGACCGTCGCGGGCCCGGCCCACCACTTTCCGTGCCCGGGCCACCGCTGCACCGGCCGCCGCTGCACGGGACCGCCCGGCCACCGGGTCCCTGGGGCATCGGTCTCGGCAGGCGCCCACGCCCGCGGACCGTCTCGTCAGTCGTGCCTCGTCAGTCGCGCAGCATCCCGTCCAGCAGCTCCCGCAGCCCGGCCCGTACCTCGCCGAGGGACGGCACGTCCGCGTGGTACGCACCCGCGGCGCACGAGAACATCAGCCCGTCCGCCCAGGCCACCAGGGACAGCACGTGCCGTGCGGGGTCCGGTGAGCCCGCCGCCGTCAGCAGCCCGGTGAGGGCGTCCCGGAACTGCCGCCCCGTGGCGTCGAAGAACTCGCGCAGTTCCGGACGCCGGGTCGCCTCCAGCGCCAGCTCGTACCGTGCGATCAGCAGGTGGCGGTTGCCCGTCAGCGAGCGGTGCACCCCGAGGGCCATGCCCTCCGCGATCGAGTCGAGGCCGCCCCGCGGATCCGGCATCTCGTCGAGGCCGAGCACCCGCGCCTCGCGCTCCGCGAGACGCCGCACCGCCGCCTCCAGCAGCGCGAGCCTCGTCCGCGCGAGATTGGACGTGGACCCGGGCGGGAGCCCGGCCGCCGCGTCGACGGCGCGGTGGGTGAGCCCGCGCATGCCGCGCTCGGCGAGCAGGTCGAGGGCGGAGTCGGCGA of the Streptomyces aurantiacus genome contains:
- a CDS encoding TetR/AcrR family transcriptional regulator is translated as MAPSSTGATRAELIADSALDLLAERGMRGLTHRAVDAAAGLPPGSTSNLARTRLALLEAAVRRLAEREARVLGLDEMPDPRGGLDSIAEGMALGVHRSLTGNRHLLIARYELALEATRRPELREFFDATGRQFRDALTGLLTAAGSPDPARHVLSLVAWADGLMFSCAAGAYHADVPSLGEVRAGLRELLDGMLRD
- a CDS encoding DinB family protein, whose product is MTIERSEPAQDAGERAMLEGWLDYHRETLARKCAGLDDAQLRTASVPPSELSLLGLVRHMADVERGWFRRVLTNDDPGPIYYSDEDRDGEFHLTEADTWEEAHATWQGEIAIARRNSARFGLDDLSEGGNRHTGERYNLRWIYTHMIEEYARHNGHADLLRESIDGVTGD